One genomic segment of Epinephelus fuscoguttatus linkage group LG19, E.fuscoguttatus.final_Chr_v1 includes these proteins:
- the xylt2 gene encoding xylosyltransferase 2, which translates to MSSDTACARSSECALHALPESTGDEKMVASARVQKLLRRYKLAIAAALTILLVQGLVVWSLRSLEEGEAERKTRRSKLPDHNSQDPKRDAALWEKQNSLSGRNRGRWSGRSERTGGTAASALRRGTGRKGEKASSRLKSPQERGMTGAGLDGGVALHDLSSSRNFSETRGGTDGAAKLPAAAILGEPGSVDGAHQAPSSDFVPKCDIIGKDALSALHRAGSQQCRQEIANIVCQHQAGKLMPDALPQFCPQLGISNQVQAVGELDNSLSKVENPVRVAFVLMVHGRAVRQLKRLIKAIYHRDHYYYIHVDKRSGYMHREVLQIAQQYPNIRATPWRMVTIWGGASLLKAYLRSMQDLLSMLDWKWDFFINLSATDFPTRTNDELVSFLSQQRDKNFLKSHGRENARFIKKQGLDRLFHECDNHMWRLGERSIPEGLEVSGGSDWFALTRRFVEYVINSQDDLVSGLKQFYSYALLPAESFFHTVLGNSHMCDTLVDNNLRVTNWNRKLGCKCQYKHIVDWCGCSPNDFKPQDLIRIQQLTRPTFFARKFESTVNQEAIDILDTHLYGQYAPGTIAVKAYWESLFEQLDGVSSLSDVALTAYTAFFRLGLKNLVTAQSNVETCKFEPVGHPLSVHVYFYDDRFQGYLVRQEAQAVGSKVRETLEMWAVPQASLVLETNLKEFERLKNLEIGTEWDPKERIFRNFGGVIGPLNEPLAVQKWARGPNLTATIVWIDPALVVAASYDITVDVDAEYTQYKPPLQRPLRPGTWTVRVLKQWERVAEVHFLVMPLTFKDKEPLRKEEDSWLHAGPPGNLYLEQSFQQLSSVLKLPPQEPVMQEAQRKAQLAGQPLEAWVDSSVGSFWVTGGLCATRTSSCPAVGLCSKTSWSSLSPDPKSELGPLKSDGRIR; encoded by the exons AGAAAAACACGACGATCTAAGCTGCCTGACCACAACAGCCAGGATCCCAAGAGAGACGCTGCACTTTGGGAGAAACAAAACTCTTTGTCTGGGAGAAACAGGGGCAGATGGAGCGGCAGGTCAGAGAGAACAGGAGGAACAGCAGCCAGTGCGCTGAGGAGAGGGACCGGCCGCAAAGGAGAGAAGGCCAGCAGCAGGCTGAAGTCTCCCCAGGAACGGGGCATGACGGGAGCTGGATTGGATGGTGGTGTGGCCCTCCATGACCTGTCCAGCAGCCGCAACTTCAGCGAAACCCGAGGCGGCACTGACGGGGCAGCCAAATTACCCGCCGCTGCCATCCTGGGGGAGCCGGGCAGCGTGGATGGGGCGCACCAAGCCCCCAGCAGTGACTTTGTGCCTAAATGTGATATCATAGGCAAGGACGCACTGTCTGCCCTTCATCGTGCCGGGTCACAGCAGTGCCGACAGGAGATCGCCAACATTGTGTGTCAGCATCAGGCTGGGAAGCTCATGCCAGACGCGCTCCCTCAGTTCTGCCCCCAGCTCG GTATATCAAATCAGGTCCAGGCTGTTGGTGAGCTGGACAACAGCCTGTCTAAAGTGGAGAACCCTGTCAGAGTGGCTTTTGTTCTGATGGTTCACGGCCGTGCTGTACGGCAGCTCAAGCGCCTCATCAAAGCCATATATCACCGTGATCACTACTACTACATCCATGTGGATAAG CGGTCCGGCTACATGCATCGGGAGGTTCTGCAGATAGCCCAGCAGTACCCAAACATACGAGCCACGCCGTGGCGGATGGTCACCATCTGGGGTGGTGCGAGCCTACTCAAGGCCTACCTACGCAGTATGCAGGACCTGCTCTCCATGTTGGATTGGAAGTGGGATTTTTTCATCAATCTCAGCGCTACAGATTTCCCCACCAG GACCAATGATGAACTGGTGTCGTTCCTGTCGCAGCAAAGGGACAAGAATTTCCTCAAGTCCCACGGGAGGGAAAATGCCCG GTTTATTAAGAAGCAGGGCCTTGATCGTCTCTTCCACGAGTGTGACAACCACATGTGGCGTCTCGGCGAACGCAGCATCCCAGAAGGCTTGGAGGTCTCAGgtggctctgattggtttgCGCTCACCCGCCGCTTCGTGGAGTACGTCATCAACTCCCAGGATGACCTGGTGTCGGGGCTGAAGCAGTTCTATTCCTACGCCCTGCTCCCTGCTGAG TCTTTCTTCCACACGGTGCTCGGGAACAGTCACATGTGTGACACCCTGGTGGACAACAACCTGCGTGTCACCAACTGGAACCGAAAGCTGGGCTGTAAATGCCAGTACAAGCACATTGTCGACTGGTGCGGCTGCTCTCCCAATGATTTCAAACCACAAGACCTCATCCGGATCCAG CAACTGACCCGACCGACATTCTTTGCCCGCAAGTTTGAGTCAACAGTGAACCAGGAGGCCATAGACATCCTGGACACTCACCTGTATGGCCAGTACGCTCCAGGCACCATTGCCGTCAAAGCGTACTGGGAGAGCCTGTTTGAGCAGCTGGACGGTGTGAGCTCACTCAGTGACGTGGCTCTCACTGCTTACACTGCTTTCTTTCGCCTGGGACTTAAGAATCTGGTGACGGCTCAGAGCAACGTGGAGACCTGCAA gTTTGAACCAGTAGGCCACCCTCTGTCTGTACACGTGTACTTTTATGACGACCGTTTCCAAGGATACCTGGTGCGTCAGGAAGCCCAGGCGGTGGGTTCAAAGGTCAGGGAGACACTGGAGATGTGGGCAGTGCCTCAAGCATCGCTTGTCCTCGAAACAAACCTGAAGGAGTTTGAAAGGCTCAAGAATCTGGAG ATCGGTACAGAGTGGGATCCTAAAGAAAGAATCTTTCGGAACTTCGGTGGCGTGATCGGCCCTTTGAATGAACCACTAGCAGTCCAGAAGTGGGCACGGGGTCCCAACCTCACCGCCACTATTGTATGGATCGATCCAGCTCTGGTGGTCGCAGCATCTTACGACATCACGGTGGATGTGGATGCAGAGTACACCCAGTACAAACCACCACTGCAGCGCCCCCTGCGGCCCGGTACCTGGACGGTACGGGTGTTAAAACAGTGGGAGCGCGTGGCGGAAGTTCACTTCCTTGTCATGCCCTTGACCTTCAAAGACAAGGAGCCACTACGCAAAG AAGAGGACAGCTGGCTCCACGCAGGTCCTCCAGGTAACCTGTACCTGGAGCAGAGCTTCCAGCAGCTGAGCTCCGTATTGAAGCTGCCCCCTCAGGAGCCTGTCATGCAGGAGGCCCAGCGCAAAGCCCAGCTTGCAGGTCAGCCCCTCGAGGCGTGGGTGGACAGCAGTGTAGGGTCCTTCTGGGTTACAGGTGGCCTATGCGCCACACGGACTTCCTCTTGCCCAGCTGTGGGACTTTGCTCCAAGACTTCCTGGAGCTCTCTGTCCCCGGACCCCAAGTCTGAACTGGGCCCGCTCAAAAGTGACGGGCGGATCAGGTAG